The Dendropsophus ebraccatus isolate aDenEbr1 chromosome 11, aDenEbr1.pat, whole genome shotgun sequence genomic interval ACTTGGCCGCTCTCAGTGCCGGGATGACAAAAATGAAGTCTGCAATTAGATCTAGAATGCGGTTACGGATTTCATTAGGATCGGTCTCTTCTCCGACATACTCGTCTATAAGGAGGCTGGTGGCATTGGAGAATGACCTCTGAAAGATATCAAGATATTCTGAGATGGCTTGAAGGTGGCAAAGCTGCATGATAGAAGGTTTGGTGGGGGTGGGGCCATCAGAgtattaaataatggatgttCCAGGTCAACTCTTTGTTTGATCTTTTGAGTGAGTACTGCATGGATATATAGGATACAGGGTTTTTTGGTAGGAGTAACTGTAATGTAAGGCCTATCACACAATGTAAGGCACAATCATGTTTTTACCACCTTACTTCAGTGCAGTGGAGGTTGGCTACCTATTTTGTTGGAGGATTTAAGGATTTTTATTTCCTCCACCCTCTCCACTCTCCAAATGAGACAAAATtataatttattaaataaaataataataataaaaaaaaaattagcccacAAAGTCACTGCCAGGTGGACCTGTAGCTATGCAAATCATACTACAACATGTCCCTCTTGGTTCTTGCAAAACCATGTTTTCCACCACTGAACGCAGCAAGTCAGATTGAATTACAACATAACAAGAAATACACTGAAGGGCCCTTTGTCCAATTTTGTCTCTTTTGGAGCAGCAGaacaccccctctcccccatagGCTCTGCATTAGCAAAAATTAACATTGCTACCCTGTGTTTATTAGCATTGATTGCACACCCCAAGTAGAACATGACAAACCATCGGGATACCCCAGATTCCTACCAGTATAAAAAAACTTCTTAGTAGATCTTCTGCCTTCTCTTTTTCCATTCCTTTCTGGAATACTTTGAAGTTCATAACCTAGAGATGATACAAGGATGagaattatcatcattattaggaTCATCTAATGGTTTTTTACTCTATTGGTCTTACCGATGTAAGGAGCCATCCAAACTCATGGTTGTTGACTCCAGTCATAAATGGGACACTGTTAACCTCTTTATCAGCCAATATCTGTTCCACTGATTTAGCGAAGATCACCCCATCGATGGTTGCAGGCAGACTTATCCATTTCTGAAAGTTAAGAGTGCACCCTGAAATATTACTTATCATACTGTACAAATAAGAGAAACAGCTTTTTAAACTGGAAGGGATAAAAAAAACTCCTGGCTTTACATATCTCATACTCCTCCCTCATCACCTGTGGTGGTATTCTTTATCCAGAGCCACATCTACATATTTACCGATTGACCTTATAATCGCAGTCTGTTTGTTTTGCTGAGGTCTCATGATGCCTTGCTCTCTGGTAACAGGAAATTTGTGAAACAGTTTTTGTCACTTTGGAAATaaaagtccccatacactttatacttctgtCAGCCAAATGATCCCCAAGCATATGGGTCTCCAGAGACTCCACTGGTAGATGATATCGGTGGATGATGTTTTGAGAACTAATGgaacttacccctccccataaagaGCGCAggaacgttcatgtgtatggggaggataggatgggagagataaccgtTGGCTGAACAATCATTCAGTTAACAGCAATTTAAGGTGTTTGGCCTTCTTTGTTGGAGAAGAAAGCAACCCACTGCCTCCATGCAATAGGGATACCTTGACTAAGGTCTAAGCAATGACAACAGGCTACAGGATATTCAACGCTATAACTGCATGGACCATACCATAGTAACTAAAAGAGACAGCATCTCTTCTTCAGATTTTGCCTTCAGACAATCAAACATGTCCCCATCACAGAGCAAAATGTTGGCCAAAATCTGCAAAAGTAAGACATAAAATCTCATGATAAGCGATTTGAACCTCCATATAATTAGTATCTCTTGACCCAATCTTGCCTTCTTCTCATAGTATAGCTTATTTCACAGTATAATAGTTAGTTACATTTCTCATAAAAGCAGCTTCTTCTGTGGACTTGGCCACCAAACCCGGCATTATGGCTACGCCGCTCTCGGCAATGGCTCTGTGGAATAAGCCCTTGGCTAATGGAGAGGTCACCTGAAAAGAGAAGTAGACAACAGAGGATGAAACTTTCTGGAGCTGTCTTTTACACCTGCGCCGCCTTGACTGCATGGTTGCTATGCTATTTATGATAGCCATAATATCAGACTTGCAACCATTGCATCTCACCATTGCAGAGACACTTAATCCCCCTGCAGACTCCCCAAATATAGTCACAGAGTTGGGGTCACCACCGAAATCTGCAATGTTCTTCTGAACCCACCGAAGAGCCTCCACCTGGTCCAAGAGGCCATAGTTTCCAGTAGAACGTTCATCTCCAGTGCtggaagagggaaaaaaattttGTGTCTTTACTGGGTTGACCTGAGATGTACATATTGGGACAACATTTGTAGCTGATGCGGTGGAAAATAAACAGATGTACCAAATTTAACACAGCATGAGCCACTATAAATTTGATGTATAGAGTCTTGGTATTAATACATCTGGCCCATTGTGCATAAACTGTTCCTTACATAAACACAGTATTGCATAACACAGGTGGTCAACCCCTGGGCTTGTATGCACGGTGTTGGGGAATACCGACAACTTACCTAAAGAAGCCGAGGACCCCCAGCCGGTACTGGAGGGAGACAACAACAACATTCTCATAGGCACTCAATGCAGAACCCTCAAACATCAAGGCTCCTCCTATCACCAAAGCTCCTCCGTGTATAAACACCATGACCCGGAGAGAAGATATAGCTGTCAAGTACTGATAAACACAGATCAGTGTGAATGTAGTGTCCACCCCGCTTCAACAATCTACcgtcagcactgtgtcagaaagaggggtgtagtagggtgtgatgttaattaaaaaaaagtaagaaaaaaaatggcagcttCAGAGACACTCTACCTTGTCCACATTTATCGTGTTGGGACAAAAATGCAGA includes:
- the LOC138768085 gene encoding fatty acyl-CoA hydrolase precursor, medium chain-like isoform X2 → MGAPIRVMLCTLVLGVLASGQQDGRPEVKTQYGKLRGKTMSVKGTDRTVHAFYGVPFAKPPVGALRFAAPEPPEAWSSTREASGYAPMCLQDRDSMESVLKEWKYKITIPSFSEDCLYLNIFTPADGIKGKKLPVMVFIHGGALVIGGALMFEGSALSAYENVVVVSLQYRLGVLGFFSTGDERSTGNYGLLDQVEALRWVQKNIADFGGDPNSVTIFGESAGGLSVSAMVTSPLAKGLFHRAIAESGVAIMPGLVAKSTEEAAFMRNILANILLCDGDMFDCLKAKSEEEMLSLLVTMKWISLPATIDGVIFAKSVEQILADKEVNSVPFMTGVNNHEFGWLLTSVMNFKVFQKGMEKEKAEDLLRSFFILRSFSNATSLLIDEYVGEETDPNEIRNRILDLIADFIFVIPALRAAKYHRDSGHPTYFYEFQHRPSIFEDSKPDFVKADHTDEVYFVMGGPFLDDGLHPTDFKEEEKILSKTIMKYWANFARTGNPNAPGLIHWPQYGQDEEYLQIGIKQSAAKQLKAGKYEFWTKVLPQKMLEKKEAHTEL
- the LOC138768085 gene encoding fatty acyl-CoA hydrolase precursor, medium chain-like isoform X1, with amino-acid sequence MAALMRVVVLWTLAVGVPASGQQDGRPEVKTQYGKLRGKTMSVKGTDRTVHAFYGVPFAKPPVGALRFAAPEPPEAWSSTREASGYAPMCLQDRDSMESVLKEWKYKITIPSFSEDCLYLNIFTPADGIKGKKLPVMVFIHGGALVIGGALMFEGSALSAYENVVVVSLQYRLGVLGFFSTGDERSTGNYGLLDQVEALRWVQKNIADFGGDPNSVTIFGESAGGLSVSAMVTSPLAKGLFHRAIAESGVAIMPGLVAKSTEEAAFMRNILANILLCDGDMFDCLKAKSEEEMLSLLVTMKWISLPATIDGVIFAKSVEQILADKEVNSVPFMTGVNNHEFGWLLTSVMNFKVFQKGMEKEKAEDLLRSFFILRSFSNATSLLIDEYVGEETDPNEIRNRILDLIADFIFVIPALRAAKYHRDSGHPTYFYEFQHRPSIFEDSKPDFVKADHTDEVYFVMGGPFLDDGLHPTDFKEEEKILSKTIMKYWANFARTGNPNAPGLIHWPQYGQDEEYLQIGIKQSAAKQLKAGKYEFWTKVLPQKMLEKKEAHTEL